The segment AGAGTCATGTGAGAATCCCTTcacataaaaaacaacaactaaaaaaCACTGTAGTTCCACTTACTGGCTAGGATGTGTACTTGCAAATACAGGACCTTTATTTGAAAACACTCCCCCATGTTTGGATCAAAGTACAGTATCTTGGAAGTTGGAATATTTTGCATGACATGGGGCATTGATGACTTCTTACAAAACAAACCCTTCAGACGACGActccccccccccgcccccagAGAATTAAAATAAACCCCCCcaaaatacaataaataaaatGATCATAACATTTATGGGGGAAAGGGAAAGGCAacgagagaggaatggagggagagagaataaaAAGGAGAGAAACATTTTGttctgtttttttcccccctgagCCAGGGActgaaatgaaattgtatttacaGACAGACTGAGGAGAAGGAGCCTGGTCGCTGCTACGCCAGCTCTCCTCTGCTAGACAAAATAAAATGAAATTACAAGAACAATATAATaacaaaaaaaactaaataaaataaaaggtacTTGATATTTACAGTTTagcagtgagagaaagagagggaaggagagagtgggagagagaggaacggAAGGCTCCAGAAGTGGTTGGGGGATTATTAGAATTGTTTTGGTGCGGGTATTTTTGATCAAACCATCATCATTGTGTGGTGATGAGTGGGGAGGGAGAACAGGTGTGGTCGCTCTAACGCATGGTGAACATGCAAGTCTGTGTTGGCGGGCCGGAGAAAAACGAGAAGGTTTTACTGATGCTAAATCACTGTGATGCTGTTAGGATCTAGACTTACAAAAACAAGAGTGCTACAGTGTGTTGATTTGGAGATGGAAGATGGCCAGCGAaagtcaaacacacacaaaactcattcacacacacattcatttcaacacacacaagcacacttaCACTTCAGATCTCCCCTACATGCAGTGCAATTGTGCATCTAGACTGAATTGAGGAAGAACAAGAGAGATTGGGAGGAGTGAAAGTGCCAAGTACGTTCAAAGCCGACGTGACAGAGCTTTGGTTCAAGTACGGCTATATGGCCATTGGTGTACAGGTGTGACTGGAGCAGCCCTACCACTCCCTATACACAGGTTGCATTTCTCCATTGCACAAGAGGTGCAGCGGGCCCCTACGGCTCCTCTATTCCCCTTTGGAGATGTGCAAAGCTTACTtctcacctacacacacacacgtctccagCTAAACTGACTGGGACAAGAGCTTATAGAAACTGAATATGTACATTCCATTCTTTTAAAAAGGTCCCTCTTATTCAAATAAAAGACATTAAGACTTTCACCTCAACGTTTCTCCTCAGAAACAGTTTAATAAAACAGCTTGCGGTTCCCACCTTTGGATTCTTTTTTGAATCACCTGTGTGATAAAAGCTTCTAAAATCACCTCATCCAATTTAAAATGCCACAGACAAAGGCCAGTTCAATTTGCTGCTGTTTGGTATCCAATttgataaaaacaaataaaaacatggtTCTTCAATTTTCAGAACTACTTAACACTTTGGACTTGGTTTGGGAGTAATGTCTTGGTAGATGAACAGCAACATTCCCCAGAGTTGTCCCATTGGCTGCAGGGACTGATCTGTCCACTGACCACGTGACCGTTTGGTTTTTAACCTCTACAACGGTAGATTGTCGTAAACTGTCTGAACTGAAACGTGAGACAGGCCTCAGTTTCGACGCATCCCATTCACTGGCATACATCACTAAAACAAAATGCACTtccaaataaataaaacatttcttttttttaaggGATAAAAGTTGATTAGCAGAGATTATAATACAGAAGAGCTTTCGCCAGATTCACCCATCTTCTACAACCCAACAGTCACTAGACCACTGCCACTAACTGATATTTTTTACACCTATAAATGGGAATATTCAAGGGATAGATGATTTTTTGAGTATTTTTGTTTGTATGTGTACATGTATAGTTGTTTTTGAAGTTTGGAGCCAAGAGGGGGTGGAAGAGTAGGATGGGGTTGAGAGGAAAAGTGGAAATACGGGGTGAATGGGGGACAGAAGAGGAGGGGGGTTCAGGTGCTGTTGTTGATGGATCCAGGTGCTGAGCTGGGCTGGGTGGTACTGTCCGACACACTGCCATCTGGTGGAGAGATACACAGGACATCAGATACACACCACACTAAATGTTGATTTCAAGCTATATCCCCTATCCTTGTCTTGTAAATATGTAGTCATGTATTGAACATGTAATAAGCATGTGTCGGGTAGGCTGTGCTGTACATACCGTGTAAGGCAGGTGATGTCTGTGCGCGAGCGTGAGGAGGAATGAGTGTGGAGTTCAACTGGGGCTGGATAGacagctctgagagagagagagagagagagagcccgagaaagagagcaagagatgaAGTTCACACTACACACAGAGGATACTCAACATACACGCTTCAGACTTATTCTGGAAAACTGAAGGGATTACAGAAGCTTGGGGCAAAGAGGAGGAGGGCATGGCTACCGACTGAGGGTGTGTAGAGTGTGGACTCACCGACGGGGCTGAAGTTGAAGAGGAGGGGCAGTTCTCGTCCGCTGGGCAAACGGGCAGTGGGCTGGCGCAGCTCGTCGAAGAAGGCGTGGGCGCAGGCCTCAAGGGGGGACAGCCTGGTCACAGGGGTGTACTCTAGCAGACGGGAACACAGGGAGATGGCCTCCGGGGGCGTACGTGGCTTAAACACCTGATACAGGGTCAAGGAAAAAAAACAGCATCTTGTTTGACTAATTTAGGCTGTAGTATCTGTTCCATTTCACAATGTTCTCTCTCATCTGGTGCCAATGGAAGACAATTGTGTTAAGGCTATTTAGATAGAGCTGAGGGCGGAGTGTACCTTTGTCCAGGGGTGTGCTTTGATCTGGGGAAATTTGAACTCTGTGTAGTTGGGATTCATCTCTCGGATCTGCTCTCTCGTTGGAGTCCCCAAAACCTGGAAGAGTGAAAGACGCATGAAGTTCCTCCAAGAAAGATCACGCCTACCACCACCATAGACCTATACTCCCATCTCCCACCCCTACAGTTTggtgtcctctcctctcagctcccagGTCCCCTCTTCTCTACCTTGATGATCTCTACCAGTTGGTCCACTCCGCTGTCCCCGGGGAAGATGGGCTGTCCCAGCAGTAGTTCGGCCAGCACGCAGCCCGCTGACCAGATGTCAATGTTGGACGTGTAGTCCGTGGCGCCAAAGATGAGCTCGGGGGCGCGGTAGTACCGCGAGCAGATATAGGACACGTTAGGCTCCCCGCGAACAAGCTGCTTAGCACTGGAGacaagatggggagagaggtggtCAGTCAGAGAAAAATACATATCCAGACAGACAAAGAGTAAGACAGAGATCCATTTAAACAGAGAACAGTATCGcagcatttacacaggcagccaaattctgatattcttttcactaattggtcttttgaaatATCTGAAAAGACCAATTAGCGTAAGAAATATCATAAGAagtgggctgcctgtgtaaacgcagcttaagacacacagacacaggctgAAACATTCAGAGATGGCCAGAGGTGCTCACTGACAGACAAGCAGACTAACCTGCCGAAGTCACAGAGTTTGAGGATGGCTGTCTCGGGGTCCACCAGCAGGTTCTGGGGTTTAATGTCTCTATGACACACGCCCTGGGAATGGATATAGGCCAGACTGCGGAACAGCTGGTACATGTACACCTGGAGGGATAACACAGGACACATGATGTTAACATACACACACTTCAGGTGTGGAaagtatgtttaaaaaaaaatgctaTAAAAAATAAGCACACACAGTTCGCAGCACAGCAGACAGTCACTGCAGCACTGATCATCAATCTGCTCCATTACTACTACAGTCATGCCAAGTGACCTTCCAGCTACCGTTGGTCACCAACTTCACTGCACTCAGAACAGTCAAACATTCTGGATGTATGCAACTTACTCAAACACATTTCAACAACTTGTGGGTTCTCTGCTCTAGACATGCCAGTAAAATGCTCCCATCGCAAAGCCTAGAGCTAGCATAGCAGaagatgtgactgtgtgtgtgtgtgagtgtgcgtgtgttggGGTCTCTGTTGGGtcgttacagtggcttgcgaaagtattcacctcacttggcatttttcctattttgttgccttacaacctggaattaaaatggatattttgggggtttgtatcatttgatttacacaacatgcctaccactttgaagacgcacattttttttgtgtgtgtgaaacgaacaagaaataagacaaaaaaacagaaaacttgagcattcataactatttaccccccccaaagtcaatactttatagagccaccttttgcagcaattacagctgcaagtctcttggggtatgtctctataagcttggcacatctagccactgggattctcaattggattgaggtctgggctttgactaagccattccaagacatttaaatgtttccccttaaaccactcgagtattgctttagcagtatgcttagggtcattgtcctgctggaaggtgaacctctgtcccagtctcaaatctctggaagataaacaggtttcccctcaacaatttccctgtatttagcgccatccatcattcctttaattctgaccagtttcccagtccctgccgatgaaaaacatccccacagcatgatgctgccaccaccatgcttcactgtggggatggtgttctcggggtgatgagaggtgttgggtttggaccagacatagcgttttccttgatggtcaaaaagctcacttttagtctcacctgaccagagtaccttctttcatatgtttggggagtctcccacatgccttttggcgaacaccaaacgtgttcggttattttttttctttaagcaatggctttttcctggtcactcttccgtaaagcccagctctgtggagtgtatggcttaaagtggtcctatggacagatactccaatctccgctgtggagctttgcagctccttcagggttatctttggtctctttgttgcctctgattaatgccctccttgcctggtccatgagttttggtgggcggccctctcttggcaggtttgttgtggtgccatattctttccattttttaataatggatttaaaatggtgctccgtgggatgttcaaagtttcagatatttttttataacccaactatgatctgtacttctccacaactttgtccctgacctgtttggagagctccttggtcttcatagtaccgcttgcttggtggtgccccttgcttagtggcgttgcagactctggggcctctcagaacaggtgtatatatactgagatcatgtgacagatcatgtgacacttagattgcacacaggtggacttatgtgacttctgaaggtaattggttgcaccagatcttatttaggggcttcaaagcaaagggggtgaatacatatgcacgcaccacttttaagttatttttttaatttcacttcaccaatttggctattttgtgtatgtccattacatgaaatccaaataaaaatcaatttaaattacaggttgtaatgcaacaaaataggaaaaacgccaagggggaggaatacttttgcaaggcgctgtagCTGTGTTACTGGGCACACAGGTGcagggacagaggaggagaaaaaaacctttattttattttttatttattttttaaaaacctttttgAATGAAATATTTACTGTTCAATTCTAATAGTTTGTTGATGTTTTGTGTCTCACTtctgtttattgtttatttaacttgctttggcaatgttttccatgccaataaagcccctttggaTTTAATTGGAGAGAGAAAGGGGCTGAAGAGTAGTTAGGGAAGAAGAAGGGAAcaaggagagagggaatgagggaaGGAAGAAAGATACAGATAAAGAGATtagggagggatgagagggagtgtGAGGGAAGGAAGAAAGATACAGATAAAGAGAttagggagggatgagaggagagggagtgtgaggGAAGGAAGAAAGATACAGATAAAGAGAttagggagggatgagaggaagtGTGAGGGAAGGAAGAAAGATACAGATAAAGAGATtagggagggatgagagggagtgtGAGGGAAGGAAGAAAGATACAGATAAAGAGATTAGGGAGGGATGaaaggagcagagggagaggtggagaggagagtgtctcctgagtggcgcagtggtctaaggcactgcatcgcagtgctaactgtgccactagagatcctggttcgaatccaggctctgtcgcagccggccgcgaccgggagactcatgggcggcgcacaattggcccagcgttgtccagggtaggggagggaatggccggcagtgatgtagctcagttgatacgagcatggcgtttgcaacgccagggttgtgggttcgattcccacggggggccagtataaaaaaaaatatgtattcactaactgtaagtcgctctggataagagcgtctgctaaatgactaaaatgtaaaaatgtaaaaaatgagagTGTTGAGGTGCTGAGTGAGGGCAGTGTGTATAATCAGTATGCATCTCCACACCacaggcgagagagagagcagctgggTGGACTGAGGCAAATGGGCCATGAGACAGATAGTCCTCTCTGCTGCCACGGGGCATAGCACACACAATACTAACACAGACAACACTACTAACAACGTAAGTGCCCTTTTAAACAGGCCACCAAGCATATTGCAAACAGAGAAACTGAGTTTATCTTTCCCTCCAATTCTAAAACACTGAAGTAGGTATGGTCCCCAAAAAATCAGATGTAGGAAATGAAGAAAGAATGTAGATGTGTTGGAAAAAAGAGGCGGCAGACAAAGACTATCGGAGGTCAGTGAAgagtcagagcagagagagaacataacATCACAATGTGTTTTATTCTCGTCAGGAACCTTGGGGGATGAGTCCTCTATTCAAATACAGTACCatttagggttgggcggtatccagagtTTCGTATCGTCATACCGTCCTCATCTCATAacgggatttacggtattaccggcttagtacacaagggggcacCACAAAACAAAAAAAGCCCATTGGGCGTCTATTACCAGAACGCTAACAAAATTAGTACAAGTAACGGCACATTTCCATGAGGCTGATAGCTAAATACGCTAGCGAGCGCAAACGAAAATAAacgaattgcaaagacaggcaatccagctcataaagttataaatatataggtaggagctaccgaatgtcatttttggtgagtttggacatttacaagcgaatgaGAACAAGAGACATTGTACAAATGAACCAAGTTGacgcatgcttgtctgaaggagGAACAGTACAGGCTatggagcagcatgtgtacacgctgtgtctgtgtggggGAGGAGCAGACGGGCTGAGAAcggagaggggaaaaaactcatccaaagggctttgacttctcaatcACGGCAGAAAGCGAACACCATTTGATGCCccgtcaccttattaattcagccacttacttagtTAACGCcagcatgaaaaatgtatgcactcactaaccgtaagtcgctctggataagagcgtctgctaaatgactaaaaatgtaaaatgtaaaataactaGCAAGGTAAACTTAGGTGTGGCGTTAATGAAGAATTCTTCattttgggctcccgagtggtgcagcggtctaaggcactgcatctcagtgcttgaggcgtcactacagaccccctggttcgattccaggctgtatcacaaccggccgtgattgggagtcccatagggcggcgcacaattggcccagcgtcgtccgggtttggccggtgtaggccgtcattgtaaataagaatttgttaactgacttgcctagttaaataaaggtaaaataaaaatatatatatctttttctTTTATTCATGAAGGAAAAAAATATCTAAAATGCTTCtcattgtaatttctgctcggcatcagactaattttgtgcttcagttgtaCTTCTCCACTCGAATGAGAATTCACAGAcgggcattctatcagcagacagtgctctgatgtgtagctacttttctctggtacccttcctcagtgtagcctacttttctctggtacccttcctcagtgtagcctacttttctctggtacctTTCCTCagtgtagcctacttttctctggtacctTTCCTCAGTGTAGCCTACGTTTCTCTGGTACCTTTCCTCagtgtagcctacttttctctggtacctTTCCTCagtgtagcctacttttctctggtacctTTCCTCagtgtagcctacttttctctggtacctTTCCTCAGTGTAGCTACTTTTCTCTAGTACCTTTCCTCAGTGTAGCCTACGTTTCTCTGGTACCTTTCCTCAGTgtagctacttttctctggtacctTTCCTCAGTgtagctacttttctctggtaaaatgcaagattaactttaagcaaaacCTTAGGAAATGTAGCACGCTACATTGTTTCTATGATAAACAGAAATATGATGCATTGTTTTTgcaaaaaataccttgctttttcaATGTAAGCTCATTTAcatgtgtggctgccagccaaatagcattgcacttctgttgtcatctgatgaaaacgAAGCTAATTTCTgctgaatgtgttgcactaatatATATTCtgggaaggaaaactatagttccatgtccctgatcactctattgagcCAAAAAAATTAAACTTGACTTTCAATATACAGCTGGAGTCacctgctcccgctttctcccGTGGCTTAACttttctggggaactacggtaagcttcattATGTAAAAggatgtgacaggtgaaatgaagaacgtgaTCCGCTTCATATCCtaatgtattgcacaagttgactgcaggtatttacttaaaaagtagctagaAATACTAACATTTATcgaaaaacttcaaataaatagtttcaacagtgttgaaaaaccatcccgtggcaatttccaaataccccggtataccgcccaagcctagtacCATTTAATTTAAATGGAGAACTCTGCCTCGAGCAGCATGGAGCTTAAAGAGGAACGATGGGGGGGTGAGAGATGAGGAGAAGTCTGAGTGACAGACTGAGTGAGaaaaagggagagggagatgaacgagagagagaaaaggggtagAGAGAATGAGGATAAAAGGGAGGGAAAGTAAAAAGAGAGAAAcaggggaagagaagagtgagtgCTTTACCTTGACGTATATAATGGGGATGGTGGTCTTGGCCTTGTTGAAGTGCCGGGCCACCCTGTACACGGTCTCTGGGACAAAGTCCAGCACTAGGTTCAGATACACCTCATCTTTCTGTGAGGGGAGAACAATAGGAGAGACGAGCAATGTTGTTGAATCAATTTCTGGAGTCTGGATTTGTCTTTTTTACTGCATAAAAGTGAAAATATCAAATGTTGTTCCCAATACCAGGCAGTGAAAGTTGTACATACCTTCTCCCCACTGGAGTAGAAAAAGTAACGTAGCCTGACGATGTTGCAGTGGTCCAATTTCCTCATGATCTGTAGTTCTCGGTTCTGGAGTACAGAAATAGCAAGGGGGTGTCATTTAGGTCTTAAGATTTCATCAATTGAGCAGTAGTAACATTGAGTTATGGGGAGATAACATACAGAAATACACCTAATAGAGTGTGAGTGATGGGGGGCAATGGTGTGTGTCTGTAGACTGACAGTGGAAGTGAgttgcgctgtgtgtgtgtgtgtgtgtgtgtgtgtgtgtgtgtgtgtgtgtgtgtgagaccagtGTTTTAGTCAAGTCACTAAACCGAGTCGTGTGCTTGAGTCCGAGTCGAGTCACCAATGGTGAAGTCCGAGTCCCAGCGCTCGAGTCCTGGTCCAAGTGCTCAAGTCTGAGTCACTGGGTCGGAGTTTAACAAAAAAAGAACACAATAATATTGGTTTATGTGCACataataataaaacatgtttGAAAGCAAAAGGAATGAGTCGGGGGTTCTTTAGACATATTTTGTATTTGTTACTAATGTTTTTTTGCTCGCTTGTATTGCCGGCTTGCAAGCGCGATGCTCGTATGTTGCTAGAGTCGCGCCTCTTGATTTGGCTCGGATTTGGTAGAAGAAATCTGCCCAGCAACAACTAGTGGCGGTCTGGCGGGAAGATTTTCATGTGAGCATTGAAGTAACGCAAAGATTTTCCTCCAGTTGCACAATGGTCATAATTGCCTGCAATATGCAAAAGCCTATGAAACAAATAAGGCCTTCATACACAGGCTcacacattttattttaataGAATGTTCAATAGTTAAGCTGTCAAATCAGTAATTATGTTTTGACGGGATGAATGGTCTCTGGACAGAATTGGCTATTGCTCCTGTAAGATCTTTTTTCTCCAATAATTGTAACAGGCTCTCTGCTTTTTGTAATCGCCCACTGatgtgtatttttttttattccgGAGTGAAAACCAAAGGAAGACTGGGGAAAGTGGGAGGGTACAGCGAGACAAATTCAAAGACAGTCTACTTATCAATCCTCAAGGCGAGAGACAATAGCTAGACTGTTGTTTTCCTTTTCAACTCAATACTATAGTTTAATTTCATAAAGCAGTTTGTTTCTCTTAACCAGGCAAAGTTAAATAGTAGGCTGGTGACTGTGCGCTGTGTAGCATatataccccttgatttattgttgtgttacagcctgaattcaaaatggatgaactcattttttcacccatctacacacaataccctaaaTTACAAACTGAAAACAactaaattaaataataatttgccacatttattgaaagtgaaatacagaaatatctaatttacataagtattcacacccgagtcaatactttgcagaagcacttttggcaatgattacagctgtgagtgtttctggttaagtctctaagagctttccacacctggattgtgcaacatttggcccttacagtggggaaaaaaagtatttagtcagccaccaattgtgcaagttctcccacttaaaaagatgagagaggcctgtaattttcatcataggtacacgtcaactatgacagacaaaatgagaaaaaaaaatccagaaaatcacattgtaggattttttatgaatttatttgcaaatgatggtggaaaataagtatttggtcaataacaaacgtttctcaatactttgttatataccctttgttggcaatgacacaggtcaaacgttttctgtaagtcttcacaaggttttcacacactgttgctggtattttggcccattcctccatgcagatctcctctagggcagtgatgttttggggctgtcgctgggcaacacggactttcaactccctccaaagattttctatggggttgagatctggagactggctaggccactccaggaccttgaaatgcttcttacgaagccactccttcgttgcccgggcggtgtgtttgggatcattgtcatgctgaaagacccagccacgtttcatcttcaatacacttgctgatggaaggaggttttcactcaaaatctcatgatacatggccccattcattctttccttaacacggatcagtcttcctggtccctttgcagaaaaacagccccaaagcatgatgtttccacccccatgcttcacagtaggtatggtgttctttggatgcaactcagcattctttgtcctccaaacacgacgagttgagtttttaccaaaaagttctattttggtttcatctgaccatatgacattctcccaatcctcttctggatcatccaaatgcactctagcaaacttcagacgggcctggacatgtactggcttaagcagggggacacgtctggcactgcaggatttgaatccctggcggcgtagtgtgttactgatggtaggctttgttactttggtcccagatctctgcaggtcattcactaggtccccccgtgtggttctgggatttttgctcaccgttcttgtgatcattttgaccccacggggtgagatcttgcgtggagccccagatcgagggagattatcagtggtcttgtatgtcttcaatttcctaataattgctcccacatttgatttcttcaaaccaagctgcttacctatttcagattcagtcttcccagcctagtgcaggtctacaattttgtttctggtgtcctttgacagctctttggtcttggccatagtggagtatggagtgtgactgtttgaggttgtggacaggtgtcttttatactgataacaagttcaaacaggtgccattaatacaggtaacgagtggaggacagaggagcctcttaaataagttgttacaggtctgtgagagccagaaatcttgcttgtttgtaggtgaccaaatacttattttccaccataatttgcaaataaattcataaaaaatcctacaatgtgattttctggatttttttctctcaatttgtctgtcatagttgacgtgtacctatgatgaaaattacaggcctctcatctttttaagtgggagaacttgcacaattggtggctgactaaatacttttttcccccactgtattcttaAAATAATTATTCAAGCCCCGTcaaattagttgttgatcattgccagaaaaccattttcaggtcttgccatacattttcatgtagatttaagtcaaaactgtaactcggccactcaggaacatttactgtcttcttggtacgcaactccagtgtagatttggccttgtgttttaggttattgtcctgctaaaaaggtgaattaatctcccagtgtctggtggaaagcagactgaaccaggtttttttctaggattttgcctgtgcttagcgccattcagttgttg is part of the Coregonus clupeaformis isolate EN_2021a chromosome 28, ASM2061545v1, whole genome shotgun sequence genome and harbors:
- the LOC121542886 gene encoding glycogen synthase kinase-3 beta, whose translation is MSGSGRPRTSSFAEPPGAPGSASAAAGSSVSGGSSAGKSGASQATGSSSAGFGNLKLARDSGKVTTVVATPGQGPDRPQEVSYTDIKVIGNGSFGVVYQARLIDSQEMVAIKKVLQDKRFKNRELQIMRKLDHCNIVRLRYFFYSSGEKKDEVYLNLVLDFVPETVYRVARHFNKAKTTIPIIYVKVYMYQLFRSLAYIHSQGVCHRDIKPQNLLVDPETAILKLCDFGSAKQLVRGEPNVSYICSRYYRAPELIFGATDYTSNIDIWSAGCVLAELLLGQPIFPGDSGVDQLVEIIKVLGTPTREQIREMNPNYTEFKFPQIKAHPWTKVFKPRTPPEAISLCSRLLEYTPVTRLSPLEACAHAFFDELRQPTARLPSGRELPLLFNFSPVELSIQPQLNSTLIPPHARAQTSPALHDGSVSDSTTQPSSAPGSINNST